The following proteins come from a genomic window of Trueperaceae bacterium:
- a CDS encoding ABC transporter substrate-binding protein — translation MAATILVSAVAQQCPTVSDPQGLISEWPQQLELAEFEAQTEESLAFSENPLFADAVAAGELPPAEDRLPAEPLVVLPYDDCGSYGGTLRGTSRAPESGTSELLSWRQVNLVRMSDDLSTIVPNVAKSWSWNEDLSSITFVLREGHRWSDGEPFTADDVVFYIEDIIKNEELHPTVPDPWLVAGEPVVVEKIDDLTFTFHFAAPAPGLLHYFATGGSYFAPYAPAHYYEPLHIAYNENADEEAREAGFDGWAQRFDQAWDEWKDAEVLAPDAVNRPTLESHLLEVDANTQQRVFVANPYYFKIDTMGQQLPYIDRHHERFLDAELNLLAILNGEVDEKAQGVAFADYPLLKEGEAEGGYTLRTPPGAVGSFIAFNITHPDPALREIYSDVRFRQAMSLAIDREEINQTLYFGLGTPMQALPPESPFTTDEDESYMIDYDPERANALLDEMGLERGANGMRMRPDGRPLQILWEYSTQFASSNLVQLVSDYWRDVGVAVQVREVTSALTREKAWNNQNDINMEWDAPFEPNMISQIDTYVPPYTQTGPLFGVPWVNWRNSGGAEGEEPPDWAKRLFELAEEWRTVEPGSERYMEIGREMVDINLENLTIIGLVSRLPGPTVVSNRLRNVTEWPVQHYNWGRTYPVRVDQWYFGD, via the coding sequence ATGGCCGCGACGATCCTCGTCAGCGCCGTCGCGCAGCAGTGCCCCACGGTCTCCGATCCGCAGGGCCTGATAAGCGAGTGGCCACAGCAGCTCGAGCTGGCGGAGTTCGAGGCGCAGACCGAAGAGTCGCTCGCGTTCAGCGAGAATCCACTCTTCGCCGATGCCGTGGCGGCAGGAGAGCTGCCACCGGCGGAGGACCGCCTTCCCGCCGAGCCCCTCGTCGTCCTGCCCTATGACGACTGCGGCAGCTACGGAGGTACGCTCCGCGGTACCTCGCGCGCTCCGGAGTCGGGCACGTCGGAACTGCTCAGCTGGCGTCAGGTGAACCTCGTACGCATGAGTGACGACCTGAGCACCATCGTTCCCAACGTCGCCAAGTCGTGGTCGTGGAACGAGGATCTCAGCTCGATAACCTTCGTCCTGCGGGAAGGCCATCGCTGGTCGGACGGCGAACCGTTCACCGCCGACGACGTGGTGTTCTACATCGAGGACATCATCAAGAACGAAGAGCTCCACCCCACCGTGCCCGATCCCTGGCTCGTCGCCGGGGAACCGGTGGTGGTCGAGAAGATCGACGACCTCACCTTCACCTTCCACTTCGCAGCGCCCGCCCCCGGCCTCCTTCACTACTTCGCCACCGGCGGCTCCTACTTCGCGCCATACGCCCCGGCCCACTACTACGAACCGCTGCACATCGCCTACAACGAGAACGCCGACGAAGAAGCCAGGGAGGCCGGATTCGACGGCTGGGCACAACGTTTCGACCAGGCCTGGGACGAATGGAAGGACGCCGAGGTGCTGGCGCCCGACGCCGTCAACCGTCCCACCCTCGAGAGCCACCTGCTCGAGGTCGACGCCAACACCCAGCAGAGGGTCTTCGTAGCCAACCCCTACTACTTCAAGATCGACACGATGGGCCAGCAACTTCCCTACATCGACCGTCATCACGAGCGCTTCCTCGACGCAGAGCTGAACCTGCTGGCGATCCTCAACGGGGAGGTCGACGAGAAGGCACAGGGCGTCGCCTTCGCCGACTACCCCCTGCTCAAGGAGGGGGAGGCAGAAGGCGGCTACACGCTGCGGACACCTCCTGGTGCCGTCGGCAGCTTCATAGCGTTCAACATCACCCATCCCGACCCGGCCCTGCGCGAGATCTACAGCGACGTCCGCTTCAGGCAGGCGATGTCGCTCGCCATAGACCGGGAGGAGATCAACCAGACGCTCTACTTCGGGCTTGGCACCCCGATGCAGGCGCTGCCGCCGGAGTCCCCCTTCACCACCGATGAAGACGAGTCGTACATGATCGACTACGACCCGGAGCGGGCGAACGCCCTGCTCGACGAGATGGGGCTCGAGCGGGGCGCCAACGGCATGCGGATGAGGCCCGACGGACGCCCCCTGCAGATCCTGTGGGAGTACTCCACCCAGTTCGCAAGCTCGAACCTGGTTCAACTAGTCAGCGACTACTGGCGCGACGTGGGCGTGGCCGTGCAGGTTAGGGAAGTCACCAGCGCCCTTACCCGGGAGAAGGCCTGGAACAACCAGAACGACATCAACATGGAGTGGGACGCGCCGTTCGAGCCCAACATGATCAGCCAGATCGACACTTACGTGCCCCCCTACACCCAGACGGGCCCGCTCTTCGGTGTGCCCTGGGTCAACTGGCGGAACAGCGGCGGAGCCGAGGGTGAGGAGCCACCCGACTGGGCCAAGCGCCTCTTCGAGCTGGCGGAGGAGTGGCGCACGGTCGAACCGGGCAGCGAGCGCTACATGGAGATCGGCCGTGAGATGGTGGATATCAACCTCGAGAACCTCACCATCATCGGCCTCGTCTCCCGGCTTCCGGGCCCAACGGTGGTCTCGAACAGATTGCGCAACGTAACAGAATGGCCCGTCCAGCACTACAACTGGGGACGCACTTACCCGGTGCGAGTCGATCAGTGGTATTTCGGCGACTGA
- a CDS encoding ABC transporter permease produces the protein MRGLRFVGWRLLSMAGTLLAVSVVAFVIIQLPPGDFADAYVAQKSQAGGAFSRTDLANLRHSLGLDRPWHEQYLSWMSGILLRFDFGYSWEWQRPVTELIASRMPLTLLLAFSTLLFMYGVALPIGIYSAVRQYSVADYSFSLLGYIGLATPNFLLALILMYFGQQWFGQSVGGLFLPEYVGQPWSWARFLDLLAHLWVPVVVLGTAGTAFLVRSMRAVLLDELDKMYVLSAKAGGIAPLRLLIRYPVRLALIPIVATLGWRLTYVISGAPIVGVVLGLPDTGPLFLKSLLNQDMQLAGALVFIFCALTIIGTFVSDLLLALLDPRIKLSA, from the coding sequence ATGCGCGGTCTTCGCTTCGTAGGCTGGCGGCTGCTGTCGATGGCCGGAACCCTGCTGGCGGTGTCGGTGGTGGCGTTCGTCATCATCCAGCTGCCACCCGGTGACTTCGCCGACGCCTACGTCGCCCAGAAGAGTCAGGCGGGCGGCGCCTTCAGCCGGACCGACCTCGCCAACCTGCGCCACTCCCTGGGGCTCGACCGGCCCTGGCACGAGCAGTACCTCTCCTGGATGAGCGGCATACTCCTGAGGTTCGACTTCGGTTACTCCTGGGAGTGGCAGCGACCGGTCACCGAGCTCATCGCCAGCCGCATGCCGCTCACCCTGCTGCTCGCCTTCTCGACCCTGCTCTTCATGTACGGGGTAGCTCTTCCCATCGGCATCTACTCGGCCGTGCGGCAGTACTCGGTGGCCGACTACAGCTTCTCGCTGCTCGGCTACATCGGGCTCGCCACACCCAACTTCCTGCTCGCCCTCATCCTCATGTACTTCGGGCAGCAGTGGTTCGGCCAGAGCGTGGGTGGCCTCTTCTTACCAGAGTACGTAGGGCAACCGTGGAGCTGGGCCCGGTTCCTCGACCTGCTGGCCCACCTGTGGGTACCGGTAGTCGTCCTCGGAACCGCCGGGACCGCCTTCCTCGTTCGCTCGATGCGGGCGGTCCTCCTCGACGAGCTCGACAAGATGTACGTCCTGTCGGCCAAGGCCGGGGGGATCGCGCCGCTGCGACTGCTCATCAGGTACCCGGTGAGGCTGGCCCTCATCCCGATAGTCGCCACCCTGGGCTGGCGTCTCACCTACGTGATATCGGGCGCCCCGATCGTGGGTGTGGTCCTGGGCCTGCCCGATACCGGGCCCCTCTTCCTCAAGTCGCTGCTCAATCAGGACATGCAACTCGCCGGCGCCCTGGTGTTCATCTTCTGCGCCCTCACCATCATCGGAACCTTCGTGTCCGACCTGCTCCTCGCCCTGCTCGATCCCCGCATAAAGCTCTCGGCATGA
- a CDS encoding ABC transporter permease produces MKTVAAPRFLHRPKGRLRSYDSASQWQLVWWRFKRHRLAMLGLAVLGLMVLAGLFSGFIAPYASGTRTADYLNGPPTPIRFVDSEGRFHLRPFIYGRKIERDPVTLRLLTTPDFDQIVPIEFFVHGQEYEFWGLFPTNLHLFGTDSVTIHLFGTDSIGRDLFSRTLYSTRVSLSVGAVGVLIAFILGSIIGGIAGLYGGLIDSVIMRLIEFIRSVPTLPLWMALSAAVPRTWTPLQTYLAITVILALIGWTWLARTIRSKLLAVRNEEFVIAARLSGCTDARIIGRHLLPSFMSYLIVDMTIAFPEILLAETALSFLGLGLREPVESWGVLLFAAQNVRSIAHTPWLLIPGIFVVLAVLAFSFVGDGLRDAADPHAKGGSVR; encoded by the coding sequence ATGAAGACCGTCGCCGCTCCCCGCTTCCTGCACCGGCCCAAGGGTCGCCTGCGGAGCTACGACAGCGCCAGCCAGTGGCAACTGGTCTGGTGGCGCTTCAAACGTCACCGGCTCGCCATGCTGGGCCTCGCCGTACTCGGCCTCATGGTTCTTGCAGGGTTGTTCTCCGGCTTCATCGCGCCGTACGCCTCCGGGACTCGCACCGCGGACTACCTCAACGGTCCCCCGACGCCGATCCGCTTCGTCGACAGCGAGGGCAGGTTTCATTTGCGCCCCTTCATCTACGGGCGCAAGATAGAGCGCGACCCGGTCACGTTGCGCCTACTGACCACACCGGACTTCGACCAGATCGTGCCCATCGAATTCTTCGTCCACGGCCAGGAGTACGAGTTCTGGGGACTCTTCCCCACGAACCTGCACCTGTTCGGCACCGACTCCGTCACGATCCATCTCTTCGGCACCGACAGCATCGGACGAGACCTCTTCTCCCGGACCCTGTACTCGACCCGGGTCTCCCTCTCGGTCGGAGCGGTGGGTGTATTGATCGCCTTCATCCTCGGATCGATAATCGGCGGCATCGCAGGACTCTACGGGGGCCTGATCGACAGCGTCATCATGCGGCTGATCGAATTCATCCGGTCGGTACCGACCCTGCCGCTGTGGATGGCGCTCAGTGCCGCCGTGCCGCGGACCTGGACTCCCCTGCAGACCTATCTTGCGATCACCGTGATCCTGGCGCTCATCGGCTGGACGTGGCTGGCCCGGACCATCAGGAGCAAGCTGCTGGCGGTGCGTAACGAGGAGTTCGTGATCGCCGCCCGCCTCTCGGGCTGCACCGATGCCCGAATCATCGGCCGTCATCTGCTGCCCTCGTTCATGAGCTATCTGATCGTCGATATGACCATCGCCTTCCCCGAGATCCTGCTGGCCGAGACCGCCCTCAGCTTCCTTGGCCTGGGACTGCGCGAGCCGGTCGAGAGCTGGGGGGTCCTCCTCTTCGCCGCCCAGAACGTGCGCTCCATCGCTCACACGCCCTGGCTCCTGATACCCGGCATCTTCGTCGTCCTCGCCGTGCTCGCCTTCAGCTTCGTGGGCGACGGCCTGCGGGACGCCGCCGACCCTCACGCCAAGGGGGGCAGCGTTCGATGA
- a CDS encoding ABC transporter ATP-binding protein produces MTGEPLLRVEDLTVALRVDAGLVALIDSVSFSLDSGRVLALVGESGSGKSVTALSLMRLLPNAMRIHEGSINFRSRRAGTVDLAALRPYGREMRSIRGSEIGMIFQEPMASFSPVHTIGEHIADVLRAHTDLNSKAVRERAIEMLDRVQIADPRRAVDRYPHEFSGGMRQRAMIAKALCCGPALLIADEPTTALDVTIQAQVLELMLELQTEFEMAIIFITHDLGVVAQIADEVAVMYTGKLIEQGDKRAVFRQPAHPYTRELLAATPRLGRNGAAELRTIRGNVPGLLDLPSGCTFHPRCDSFIHGCCELHEPEDRYLSEEHRVSCHLYD; encoded by the coding sequence ATGACCGGCGAGCCGCTCCTTCGGGTGGAGGATCTCACCGTCGCGCTGCGCGTCGACGCCGGCCTGGTGGCGCTGATCGACAGCGTCAGTTTCAGCCTCGATTCCGGCCGGGTCCTCGCCCTCGTCGGCGAGAGCGGCTCGGGCAAGAGCGTTACCGCCCTCTCGCTCATGCGCCTCCTGCCCAACGCCATGAGGATCCACGAGGGCAGCATCAACTTCCGCTCCCGGCGCGCCGGCACTGTCGACCTTGCGGCGCTGCGACCGTACGGAAGGGAGATGCGCAGCATCCGCGGAAGCGAGATCGGCATGATCTTCCAGGAGCCGATGGCATCCTTCTCGCCGGTGCACACGATCGGCGAGCACATAGCAGACGTTCTGCGCGCGCACACCGACCTGAACTCCAAAGCGGTACGGGAGCGCGCCATCGAGATGCTTGACAGGGTGCAGATAGCCGACCCGCGGCGCGCCGTGGACCGCTACCCGCACGAGTTCTCGGGCGGCATGCGGCAACGGGCGATGATCGCCAAGGCCCTCTGCTGCGGCCCCGCCCTGCTGATAGCCGATGAACCGACTACCGCGCTCGACGTCACTATCCAGGCCCAGGTGCTGGAGCTGATGCTCGAGTTGCAGACCGAGTTCGAGATGGCGATCATCTTCATCACTCACGACCTGGGCGTGGTCGCTCAGATCGCCGACGAGGTGGCCGTGATGTACACCGGAAAGTTGATCGAGCAGGGGGACAAACGAGCAGTCTTCCGGCAGCCCGCCCATCCCTACACCCGGGAACTGCTGGCGGCGACGCCGCGGCTGGGACGCAACGGAGCGGCGGAACTGAGGACCATCCGGGGCAACGTACCCGGTCTGCTCGACCTTCCTTCGGGCTGTACCTTCCACCCGCGTTGCGACTCGTTCATCCACGGGTGCTGCGAACTTCACGAACCCGAGGACCGCTACCTGAGCGAGGAACACCGCGTGAGCTGCCACCTCTATGACTGA
- a CDS encoding oligopeptide/dipeptide ABC transporter ATP-binding protein, whose amino-acid sequence MLEPGKSSGGVLLEVSNLTVEFPTGRGQRGESKRLLRAVDGVSLTIERGETLGLVGESGSGKTTFGRALLRVVPATQGRVRYFTGDGRSIEVLELDRRGLRGVWREMQMIFQDPYSSLNPRMTVADIIGEPLVANRLAKGARLSEKVRDIAIRCGLSPEHLGRHPHAFSGGQRQRIAIARSLVLEPSFVVCDEAVSSLDVSIQSQILNLLSELQRDLGFTYLFIAHDLSVVSQVSDRVAVMYLGRIVEIGPTEAIFRSPRHPYTEALLSAIPMADPDTPMKPRLLTGELPDPADPPSGCPFRTRCRFAVERCATERPELVEVGPKQAVACHFFDQFDLQGAIDHAPGSSPL is encoded by the coding sequence GTGCTCGAGCCGGGTAAGAGTTCCGGCGGCGTCCTCCTGGAAGTCTCGAACCTGACCGTGGAGTTCCCTACAGGCCGCGGACAACGCGGCGAATCGAAGCGCCTGCTGCGGGCGGTAGATGGGGTGAGCCTCACCATCGAACGTGGCGAGACGCTCGGCCTGGTAGGCGAGAGCGGCTCCGGCAAGACCACCTTCGGCAGGGCGCTGCTGCGAGTGGTACCGGCGACGCAGGGAAGGGTCAGGTACTTCACCGGTGACGGCCGCTCCATCGAGGTGCTCGAGCTCGACAGGCGGGGCCTTCGGGGGGTGTGGCGCGAGATGCAGATGATCTTCCAGGATCCCTACTCCTCGCTCAACCCCCGCATGACGGTGGCGGACATCATCGGTGAACCGCTCGTCGCCAACCGACTGGCGAAGGGAGCGAGGCTGAGCGAGAAGGTGCGCGATATCGCCATTCGCTGCGGCCTCTCGCCGGAGCACCTGGGCCGGCATCCGCATGCCTTCAGCGGCGGCCAGCGGCAGCGCATAGCCATCGCCCGCTCGCTCGTGCTCGAGCCGTCGTTCGTGGTTTGCGACGAGGCCGTGTCGTCTCTCGACGTCTCGATCCAGTCGCAGATACTCAACCTCCTCTCGGAGTTGCAGCGAGATCTGGGCTTCACCTACCTGTTCATCGCCCACGACCTGTCGGTGGTGTCGCAGGTGAGCGACAGGGTCGCGGTCATGTACCTGGGCAGGATCGTCGAAATCGGTCCCACCGAGGCCATCTTCCGTTCCCCCAGGCACCCCTACACGGAGGCCCTCCTCTCCGCCATCCCAATGGCCGACCCCGATACCCCCATGAAGCCGCGACTGCTCACCGGTGAACTGCCCGACCCCGCCGACCCGCCCTCGGGCTGCCCCTTCCGAACCCGCTGCCGCTTCGCGGTGGAGCGGTGCGCCACTGAGCGCCCCGAGCTCGTCGAGGTGGGTCCGAAGCAGGCAGTCGCCTGCCACTTCTTCGACCAGTTCGACCTGCAAGGGGCGATAGATCATGCGCCCGGGAGTTCACCCCTATGA
- a CDS encoding FAD-dependent oxidoreductase: MTTEHFDVAVVGAGLVGAAIAHELARAGASTLVLEAGPEPAPGASRSNSGILHTGFDSPPGTLETELILEQGRLWRPLFDELGIPYRETGALLVASDEEQLERLPGIAENAERNGVEVRLLNEQQTRQLEPGAAAKGSLLVPGEAITDPFEVTRRLLCTGAVSRYGWRVQRVVEGPAGAEVDGERGRISAGFVINCAGLYGDEVSGDDSFNITARRGEFVVFAKGSASLVEHILLPVPSPYSKGVLVFPTIYGYLCAGPSAIDQDDKEDWRPRRDCLEEVRQRAGNLFPPLLELDRVNAWAGLRPVGQPRNYIIEWSRSTPSLLNVAAIRSTGLSACLGIARHVLAMLRERGLEVKPSVSRTEIPDLEPEPWWERLNSLRNVGTPC; encoded by the coding sequence ATGACAACCGAGCACTTCGATGTGGCGGTGGTAGGCGCCGGCCTGGTAGGGGCGGCGATCGCGCACGAGCTAGCTCGGGCAGGCGCTTCCACCCTGGTGCTGGAGGCCGGCCCCGAACCGGCGCCGGGGGCGAGTCGCTCGAACTCCGGCATCCTCCACACCGGCTTCGACTCCCCGCCCGGCACTCTGGAGACGGAGTTGATCCTGGAGCAGGGGCGGCTGTGGCGGCCCCTCTTCGACGAGTTGGGCATCCCCTACCGGGAAACCGGCGCGCTGCTGGTGGCGTCGGACGAGGAGCAGTTGGAGCGCCTGCCCGGCATAGCCGAGAACGCCGAGCGCAACGGCGTCGAAGTGCGCCTGTTGAACGAACAGCAGACCCGGCAGCTGGAGCCGGGGGCGGCCGCCAAAGGCAGCCTGCTGGTTCCAGGTGAGGCGATAACCGATCCCTTCGAGGTCACCCGCCGACTGCTCTGCACCGGAGCCGTGAGCAGATACGGCTGGCGAGTGCAACGGGTGGTAGAGGGTCCGGCGGGGGCCGAGGTCGATGGGGAGCGCGGCCGGATCTCGGCCGGCTTCGTGATCAACTGCGCCGGGCTCTACGGCGACGAGGTTTCGGGCGACGACAGCTTCAACATCACCGCGCGGCGCGGCGAGTTCGTCGTTTTCGCGAAAGGGAGTGCGTCCCTGGTCGAGCACATCCTGCTGCCGGTACCATCCCCCTACAGCAAGGGAGTCCTGGTCTTCCCCACGATCTACGGCTACCTGTGCGCCGGCCCCAGCGCCATAGACCAGGACGACAAGGAAGACTGGCGACCCCGGCGCGACTGCCTCGAGGAGGTGCGCCAGCGGGCCGGCAATCTGTTCCCACCACTGCTCGAGCTCGACCGGGTGAACGCCTGGGCGGGCTTGCGGCCGGTAGGGCAGCCGCGCAACTACATCATCGAGTGGTCCCGGTCGACTCCGTCGCTGCTCAACGTGGCGGCGATCCGCTCGACCGGTCTCTCGGCCTGCCTCGGGATCGCCCGCCATGTCCTGGCGATGCTGCGTGAGCGCGGTCTAGAAGTCAAACCTTCGGTGAGCAGGACGGAGATACCGGACCTGGAGCCGGAACCGTGGTGGGAGCGGCTCAACTCACTTAGGAACGTGGGGACGCCGTGCTGA